In Aneurinibacillus sp. REN35, a genomic segment contains:
- a CDS encoding YigZ family protein: MLQRYLTVRPMGSTEIEINRSRFISYVKRVETPEDAVAFIQEIKKKHWDATHNCSAYIVGENDQFQKMDDDGEPSGTAGKPILEVIKKKGLKDTAVVVTRYFGGIKLGAGGLIRAYGKSASAGVRAAGVVERILTREHHFSFDYTHLGKVENELNAQQYSIVGIQYLDKVTVTVGEEEGKEEPLKHLITNLTSGQVEWTAGELVYIEQDRMVEVGEDEEE; the protein is encoded by the coding sequence ATGCTGCAGCGATATTTGACCGTACGTCCAATGGGAAGTACAGAGATTGAGATTAATCGTTCCCGTTTTATTAGTTATGTAAAGCGGGTGGAGACGCCGGAGGACGCGGTTGCCTTCATACAAGAAATTAAGAAGAAGCATTGGGATGCTACACATAACTGCTCGGCTTATATCGTAGGCGAGAATGATCAATTCCAGAAGATGGACGATGACGGAGAGCCGAGCGGTACGGCGGGCAAGCCCATCCTTGAAGTAATAAAGAAGAAAGGGCTTAAGGATACGGCTGTGGTTGTTACTCGTTATTTTGGCGGGATTAAGCTTGGGGCAGGCGGTCTGATCCGCGCATACGGCAAATCCGCAAGTGCAGGTGTACGTGCCGCCGGAGTAGTAGAACGGATCTTGACGCGTGAGCATCATTTTTCATTCGATTATACGCATCTCGGTAAAGTAGAGAATGAGCTGAACGCCCAGCAGTACAGCATTGTTGGGATTCAATATTTGGATAAGGTAACAGTGACTGTAGGGGAGGAAGAAGGTAAGGAAGAGCCGCTAAAGCATCTTATTACGAACCTAACAAGTGGTCAGGTGGAATGGACGGCCGGCGAATTGGTCTATATTGAGCAAGACCGAATGGTTGAAGTTGGGGAAGATGAGGAAGAATAA